One Deinococcus cellulosilyticus NBRC 106333 = KACC 11606 genomic region harbors:
- a CDS encoding QcrA and Rieske domain-containing protein gives MSDEKLPKSEISRRKFVTGALGVTAGVGVLSLASVVGALKPAKRPPTAEQKPPAAGDVLVHAGDTNKGQPIKVSELKPDGQMIKAWPKGEVVKDQNDNNLLVLFRYPEGTLKEPTKMEDTAQGIVVYGGICQHLGCQVNLKDDGSLLCPCHSGSYDPKAGGEVIGGPPPRPLPQLPIEIKDDQIVVKSYYVRPRYGESVSDWQANRAEAEKGGA, from the coding sequence ATGAGTGACGAAAAACTCCCAAAAAGTGAAATCAGTCGCCGCAAGTTCGTGACCGGCGCGCTTGGCGTCACTGCCGGTGTGGGTGTGCTGTCTCTGGCCAGCGTGGTGGGTGCACTGAAGCCCGCCAAACGTCCCCCCACGGCAGAGCAGAAACCCCCTGCCGCAGGTGACGTGCTGGTCCATGCAGGCGACACCAACAAAGGACAGCCCATCAAGGTCTCTGAACTGAAACCCGACGGCCAGATGATCAAAGCCTGGCCCAAAGGCGAAGTGGTCAAAGACCAGAACGACAACAACCTGCTGGTGTTGTTCCGCTACCCTGAAGGCACCCTCAAAGAGCCCACCAAGATGGAAGACACTGCTCAGGGCATCGTGGTGTACGGTGGCATCTGTCAGCACCTGGGCTGTCAGGTCAACCTGAAAGACGACGGGTCCCTGCTGTGCCCCTGCCACTCCGGTTCCTATGACCCCAAAGCAGGTGGTGAAGTGATCGGTGGACCACCTCCCCGTCCCCTCCCCCAGCTTCCCATTGAAATCAAAGACGACCAGATCGTGGTGAAGAGCTACTATGTGCGCCCCCGTTACGGTGAGTCTGTTTCTGACTGGCAAGCCAACCGTGCAGAGGCCGAAAAGGGAGGAGCGTAA
- a CDS encoding cytochrome b, producing the protein MNQWLDERLHISRLNDKFLRKAFPVHHSFFLGEITLFALVILILSGILLTFTYEPSTKLVDGVPAAYASILKINSMPFGDMLRRIHHWSANIMVGAAVIHMFRIYFSGAFKRPREINWWVGFLLLIFSALTAVTGYCLPYDQFAFATLKVIYGITSSVPFIGGWLAELFFAGAFPGEGIISRFYGYHIMLLPGILLGLTAVHMLLMIKQKHTQPGYAAKIAYKKIVGVPLSTQQSIIMIILFVLMTAIIVLFSAFIPVHPVEVYGPPSNSTPAIKPDWYLLWIFGILAIMPPEFIHLPEDPTLITPTQQALATLFNPEFIGAMLIPGLILAPVMLAPLLDRGKENLYYAENPTEHPKRLALGLAWCALMIVLSVAGYKPEIQTAFENARGVAEMGAEAASAAKIQIENQVKMMLYAAIVVFPIIIYILTFGIVRMIKNSRESDAREMKAFQEMLAREAEQGHGHGGHGGHGRAHGHDD; encoded by the coding sequence ATGAACCAGTGGCTTGACGAGCGTTTACACATCAGCCGCCTGAACGACAAGTTCCTGCGCAAAGCCTTCCCGGTGCACCACAGCTTCTTCCTGGGTGAAATCACCCTCTTTGCCCTGGTGATTTTGATTCTCAGCGGCATCCTCCTGACCTTCACCTACGAACCCAGCACCAAACTGGTGGATGGGGTCCCTGCTGCTTACGCCAGCATCCTGAAGATCAACAGCATGCCTTTCGGGGACATGCTGCGCCGCATCCACCACTGGAGCGCCAACATCATGGTGGGTGCTGCAGTGATCCACATGTTCCGCATCTACTTCAGTGGGGCTTTCAAACGTCCCCGTGAAATCAACTGGTGGGTGGGCTTCCTGCTGCTGATTTTCAGCGCCCTGACCGCTGTGACTGGCTACTGCCTTCCCTACGATCAGTTTGCTTTCGCCACCCTGAAAGTGATCTACGGCATCACCAGCAGCGTTCCCTTCATTGGCGGATGGCTCGCTGAACTGTTCTTCGCCGGGGCGTTCCCTGGTGAAGGCATCATCTCCCGCTTCTATGGCTACCACATCATGCTGCTTCCTGGCATCCTGCTGGGCCTGACCGCTGTGCACATGCTGCTGATGATCAAACAGAAGCACACCCAGCCCGGTTACGCCGCCAAGATCGCCTACAAGAAGATTGTGGGGGTTCCTCTCTCCACCCAGCAGAGCATCATCATGATCATCCTGTTCGTGCTGATGACCGCGATCATTGTGCTGTTCAGTGCCTTCATTCCGGTGCACCCTGTGGAAGTGTATGGCCCACCCAGCAACTCCACTCCTGCCATCAAGCCTGACTGGTACCTGCTGTGGATCTTCGGGATTCTGGCGATCATGCCCCCCGAATTCATCCACCTGCCTGAAGACCCCACCCTCATCACCCCCACCCAGCAGGCCCTGGCCACCCTGTTCAACCCCGAGTTCATCGGTGCCATGCTGATTCCCGGCCTGATCCTGGCTCCCGTCATGCTGGCTCCCCTGCTGGACCGTGGCAAGGAGAACCTGTACTACGCCGAAAACCCCACCGAGCATCCCAAGCGTCTGGCCCTGGGTCTTGCCTGGTGCGCCCTGATGATCGTGCTGTCAGTGGCAGGCTACAAGCCTGAAATTCAGACTGCATTCGAAAATGCCCGTGGTGTTGCCGAAATGGGTGCAGAGGCTGCTTCTGCCGCCAAAATCCAGATCGAAAACCAGGTCAAGATGATGCTGTACGCTGCCATTGTGGTGTTCCCCATCATCATTTACATCCTGACTTTCGGGATTGTTCGCATGATCAAGAACAGCCGTGAAAGTGACGCCCGTGAAATGAAAGCCTTCCAGGAAATGCTGGCCCGCGAAGCTGAGCAGGGCCATGGACATGGCGGTCACGGTGGTCATGGTCGTGCACACGGTCACGACGACTGA
- a CDS encoding iron ABC transporter substrate-binding protein produces MKKMVVLTLAGLLAGAALAQSKSITVYTGRSKGLVDPIVQQFEKDTGIKVNVRYATDSAILAALQEEGKASPADLLWANSSGTLGIANEAGLLSTLSKSLVQKFPEAYAPNNNTWIPLSVRFRVMAYNTTKIKPEALPKSVMDLPKHPEFKGKVGWTPTYASFQDFVGAMIALKGEAATREWLLGMKALEPKSYAASNVAMMEGIRNGEIDIAITNHYYIQRFVKSGAPIGTHYFQAGDPGSLALVTGAGVLKTSKKRADALKFLNYLVGAKAQQFFTGELFEYPTANNTILPSTLLPFADAAKLSPKIDQEKFGPRLEQAQKLLREVGLL; encoded by the coding sequence ATGAAAAAAATGGTCGTACTGACACTGGCAGGCCTGCTGGCAGGGGCTGCACTGGCACAGAGCAAGAGCATCACTGTATATACGGGCCGCAGCAAAGGGCTCGTTGACCCCATCGTTCAGCAGTTCGAAAAAGACACGGGCATCAAGGTGAACGTGCGTTACGCCACCGATTCTGCCATCCTGGCTGCCCTTCAAGAAGAAGGCAAGGCCAGCCCTGCAGACCTGCTGTGGGCCAACAGTTCCGGCACCCTCGGCATTGCCAATGAAGCGGGCCTGCTGAGCACCCTCTCCAAGAGCCTGGTCCAGAAGTTCCCTGAAGCCTACGCTCCCAACAACAACACCTGGATTCCCCTCTCTGTGCGTTTCCGGGTGATGGCCTACAACACCACCAAAATCAAGCCCGAAGCCCTGCCGAAGAGCGTGATGGACCTGCCCAAACACCCTGAATTCAAGGGCAAAGTCGGCTGGACCCCCACCTACGCCAGCTTCCAGGACTTCGTGGGGGCCATGATTGCCCTGAAAGGTGAAGCGGCCACCAGAGAATGGCTGCTGGGCATGAAGGCTCTGGAGCCCAAATCCTATGCTGCTTCCAATGTGGCCATGATGGAAGGCATCCGCAATGGTGAGATTGACATTGCCATCACCAACCACTACTACATCCAGCGTTTTGTGAAATCCGGTGCGCCCATCGGGACCCACTACTTCCAGGCTGGTGACCCCGGAAGCCTCGCCCTGGTGACGGGTGCTGGGGTTTTGAAGACCAGCAAGAAGCGTGCAGATGCCCTGAAGTTCCTGAATTACCTGGTGGGTGCCAAAGCCCAGCAGTTCTTCACCGGAGAACTCTTCGAGTATCCCACCGCCAACAACACCATCCTGCCTTCCACCCTGCTGCCCTTTGCAGACGCTGCCAAACTGAGCCCCAAGATCGATCAGGAGAAGTTTGGTCCCCGTCTGGAGCAGGCCCAGAAGCTGCTGCGTGAAGTGGGATTGCTGTAA
- a CDS encoding response regulator, which produces MIRILLVDDHALFRQGIKSLLESEGDIRVIGEASNGREAIRFAAETKPDLILMDIQMPELDGVKACQSILEIDPQARVIMITMYRQDSYVFEALKAGARGYVLKDADASTLIDAIRRVAEGEALLNADLAQNVLDDFRHKKEVLPSEKHADLNERETMILRLLAQGHSNQEIAIKMDISEKTVRNRLSEIFAKLQLNNRTQAALYAIREGIANLE; this is translated from the coding sequence ATGATTCGAATCCTGCTGGTAGATGACCACGCCCTGTTCCGCCAGGGCATCAAGAGCCTCCTCGAAAGCGAAGGGGACATCCGTGTGATTGGTGAAGCGTCCAATGGCCGTGAGGCCATCCGTTTCGCTGCCGAGACCAAGCCCGACCTGATCCTCATGGACATCCAGATGCCTGAACTGGACGGAGTGAAAGCCTGCCAGAGCATCCTGGAAATCGATCCCCAGGCCAGGGTCATCATGATCACCATGTACCGCCAGGACAGTTATGTCTTTGAGGCCCTCAAGGCCGGAGCACGCGGTTACGTGCTCAAAGATGCAGACGCCAGCACCCTCATTGACGCCATCCGCCGGGTGGCCGAGGGCGAGGCCCTTCTGAACGCAGACCTCGCTCAAAACGTTCTGGACGACTTCCGTCACAAGAAGGAAGTTCTTCCCAGCGAGAAGCATGCCGACCTCAACGAGCGTGAGACCATGATCCTGCGTCTGCTGGCCCAGGGGCACAGCAACCAGGAAATTGCCATCAAGATGGACATCAGCGAGAAAACCGTGCGCAACAGGCTCTCAGAGATCTTCGCCAAACTGCAGCTCAACAACCGCACCCAGGCTGCGCTCTACGCCATCCGCGAAGGCATTGCCAACCTGGAATGA
- a CDS encoding serine hydrolase codes for MDKVDKNVNALPPVLAELVQRFDGELSLCVSDLQGEMLFCHEARQVFKAASLIKLPILSCALKTVETGALSLQDRLPLAAQDQVPGAGVLHEMETGLALTVKDLLTLMIIVSDNTATNVLIERLGRDTINRHIQQIGLKDTFLVGKLQMPPELQNELQRTGQRSTTSAADMNLWLLKLWQGQLLNPEHTALALGILKKQQDRLVIARRLPRNSDGELMFEVASKSGEIQYHRHDVGIVFAEKPYAVSLLSRGSKDLREHPDHILTLSLAEVSERIFYLMQAL; via the coding sequence GTGGACAAAGTGGACAAAAATGTGAATGCACTGCCTCCGGTTCTGGCCGAACTGGTCCAGCGTTTTGACGGTGAACTCTCGCTCTGTGTGTCAGACCTGCAGGGCGAGATGCTGTTCTGCCATGAAGCCCGTCAGGTGTTCAAAGCCGCCAGCCTGATCAAGCTTCCGATTCTGAGCTGTGCCCTGAAAACTGTGGAAACTGGAGCCCTCTCTTTGCAAGACAGGCTGCCCCTCGCTGCACAGGACCAGGTTCCGGGCGCCGGAGTGCTGCATGAGATGGAAACAGGTCTGGCCCTCACGGTGAAAGACCTCTTGACTTTGATGATCATTGTCAGCGACAACACAGCCACCAATGTGCTGATTGAGCGTCTGGGTCGGGACACCATCAATCGGCACATCCAGCAGATCGGCCTCAAAGACACTTTTCTGGTCGGGAAACTGCAGATGCCCCCTGAGCTCCAGAATGAACTTCAGAGGACAGGGCAGCGCAGCACCACCAGTGCCGCAGACATGAACCTGTGGCTCCTGAAACTCTGGCAGGGACAGTTGTTGAACCCTGAACACACGGCGCTGGCCCTTGGCATCCTCAAAAAGCAGCAGGACCGTCTGGTCATTGCACGCCGTCTCCCCCGCAACAGCGATGGAGAATTGATGTTTGAGGTGGCCAGCAAGAGTGGCGAGATCCAGTACCACAGGCACGACGTGGGGATTGTTTTTGCAGAAAAACCCTATGCAGTCAGCCTGCTGTCCAGAGGGTCAAAAGACCTGAGGGAACATCCCGATCACATCCTCACCTTAAGCCTGGCTGAGGTCTCTGAGCGAATTTTTTATCTCATGCAAGCCCTCTGA
- a CDS encoding c-type cytochrome — protein sequence MERNDTTIPAVSLIVAAIFWVILLFLFNSTLKSHHGAAEGAKEAPAAATAAASDWQTGGKAIYEANCAGCHGAAGEGGFGKALAGSGFVTGDPAGVINIIQKGKGGMPAFPQLNETQLLDVVNYIRNSWGNKADIVSPEIFAAKGDEEAKLAALNRSRFVPDHLGLPEIFLTTFIIILTIYGLIGLYSAWAEGETLKPGFHVVRSNNLAFGGIVLSMVGVLWFGYLFVKQIVMGIQGSEAEKIQPINVTAEGTYAAMVLLLLAAALMLYKKYFMDGEALVEDASGEFPW from the coding sequence ATGGAACGGAATGATACAACCATACCGGCAGTGTCCCTGATCGTGGCGGCAATATTCTGGGTGATATTGCTGTTCCTGTTCAACTCCACCCTGAAATCCCACCACGGTGCTGCCGAGGGTGCCAAAGAAGCACCTGCCGCTGCAACCGCCGCTGCCAGCGACTGGCAGACTGGCGGCAAAGCCATTTATGAAGCCAACTGCGCAGGCTGTCACGGTGCAGCAGGTGAAGGGGGCTTTGGTAAGGCCCTGGCAGGCAGTGGATTCGTCACGGGCGACCCTGCTGGAGTCATCAACATCATCCAGAAAGGCAAAGGCGGCATGCCCGCTTTCCCCCAGCTGAACGAAACCCAGCTTCTGGACGTGGTGAATTACATTCGCAACAGCTGGGGCAACAAAGCTGACATCGTCAGCCCTGAGATTTTCGCTGCCAAAGGAGATGAGGAAGCCAAACTGGCGGCCCTCAACCGCTCCCGTTTTGTGCCCGACCACCTGGGCCTGCCCGAAATTTTCCTGACCACCTTCATCATCATCCTGACCATCTACGGCCTGATTGGTCTGTACTCCGCCTGGGCTGAGGGCGAAACCCTGAAACCCGGCTTCCACGTGGTGCGCAGCAACAACCTGGCTTTTGGAGGCATTGTGCTCTCCATGGTGGGTGTGTTGTGGTTCGGCTACCTGTTTGTCAAACAGATTGTGATGGGCATTCAGGGCTCCGAAGCTGAAAAAATTCAGCCCATCAACGTGACGGCTGAAGGCACCTACGCAGCCATGGTGCTGCTCTTGCTGGCAGCTGCCCTGATGCTGTACAAGAAGTACTTCATGGACGGCGAAGCCCTGGTGGAAGACGCCTCCGGCGAATTCCCCTGGTAA